In Mycetocola zhujimingii, one DNA window encodes the following:
- a CDS encoding DNA gyrase/topoisomerase IV subunit B: MSSDYSARHLSVLEGLEAVRKRPGMYIGSTDSRGLMHCLWEIIDNSVDEALGGHGDHIDVVLHEDGSVEVRDRARGIPVDIEPKTGLSGVEVVFTKLHAGGKFGSGSYAASGGLHGVGASVVNALSERLDVEVDRDGKTWAMSFHRGEPGIFDDKGREPSPDAPFTPFEFGSELRVVGKVKKGVTGSRVRYWADRQIFTKGAAFQMDDLVARARQTAFLIPGLALTIDDRRSPDAGSHLFQYEGGISEFVEHLATDTPVTDVWRLQGSGTFTETVPVLNDSGAMVPTELERTCEVDIALRWGTGYDTVTKSFVNIIATPKGGSHQLGFDQGLLKFLRQQVELNSRRLKVGNDKLEKDDVLAGLTAVLTVRLPEPQFEGQTKEVLGTPAARNIVSAVVTKALKERFSSPKRDDKAQTALVLDKVVSEMKSRISARAHKETQRRKNALESSTLPAKLVDCRSNDVANSELLIVEGDSALGTAKNARDSEYQALLPIRGKILNVQKASVSDMLSNSECASIIQVIGAGSGRSFDISAARYGKVIIMSDADVDGAHIRTLLLTLFFRYMRPMIAEGRVFAAVPPLHRVIVVNPGSKPNDTIYTYSEQELHAVLANLKKTNKRYLEPIQRYKGLGEMDADQLATTTMDRRHRTLRRVQVPDAEQAAQVFELLMGNDVAPRKEFIIDSSDRLNRDRIDV, from the coding sequence GTGAGTTCTGACTATTCCGCCCGCCACCTGTCTGTCCTCGAGGGTCTCGAGGCCGTGCGCAAGCGTCCCGGAATGTATATCGGGTCCACGGACTCACGCGGTCTCATGCACTGTCTCTGGGAGATCATCGACAACTCGGTCGATGAGGCGCTCGGCGGCCATGGGGACCACATCGATGTTGTGCTGCACGAAGACGGAAGCGTCGAAGTTCGCGACCGTGCCCGCGGCATCCCCGTCGACATCGAACCGAAGACCGGGCTGAGTGGTGTCGAGGTCGTGTTCACGAAGCTTCACGCCGGTGGAAAGTTCGGGTCAGGGTCGTACGCCGCGTCCGGTGGCCTCCACGGTGTCGGCGCCTCTGTCGTCAACGCGCTGAGCGAGCGACTCGACGTCGAGGTCGATCGTGACGGCAAGACATGGGCGATGTCGTTCCACCGCGGTGAGCCTGGGATCTTCGACGACAAGGGCCGCGAGCCGAGCCCGGATGCCCCGTTCACGCCGTTCGAGTTCGGAAGCGAACTGCGCGTGGTCGGCAAGGTCAAGAAGGGCGTGACAGGTTCGCGTGTCCGCTACTGGGCTGACCGGCAGATCTTCACCAAGGGGGCCGCGTTCCAGATGGACGATCTGGTCGCCCGCGCCCGGCAGACCGCGTTCCTCATCCCCGGACTCGCCCTCACCATCGATGACCGGCGTTCACCCGACGCTGGTTCGCACCTGTTCCAGTACGAGGGAGGCATCTCGGAGTTCGTCGAGCACCTCGCCACCGACACACCGGTCACCGATGTCTGGCGACTCCAGGGCTCGGGCACGTTCACCGAGACGGTACCGGTGCTGAATGACAGCGGCGCCATGGTGCCGACCGAACTCGAGCGCACCTGTGAAGTCGATATCGCCCTGCGCTGGGGTACCGGGTACGACACCGTCACCAAGAGCTTTGTCAACATCATCGCGACCCCCAAGGGTGGTTCCCACCAGCTCGGGTTCGACCAGGGACTGCTCAAGTTCCTGCGCCAGCAGGTTGAACTCAACTCCCGCAGGCTCAAGGTCGGCAACGACAAGCTCGAAAAGGACGATGTGCTTGCGGGCCTCACGGCGGTGCTGACCGTGCGCCTGCCCGAGCCGCAGTTCGAGGGCCAGACCAAAGAGGTCCTCGGCACCCCGGCAGCACGTAACATCGTGTCCGCCGTTGTGACCAAGGCTCTGAAGGAACGATTCTCCTCACCTAAGCGCGACGACAAGGCACAGACCGCACTCGTGCTCGACAAGGTCGTCTCCGAGATGAAGTCGCGGATCTCCGCCCGTGCGCACAAGGAGACCCAGAGGCGCAAAAATGCCCTCGAGAGCTCGACGCTCCCGGCGAAGCTCGTCGACTGCCGGTCGAACGACGTGGCGAACAGCGAGTTGCTGATCGTTGAGGGCGACTCGGCGCTCGGCACGGCAAAGAACGCGCGAGACAGCGAGTACCAGGCTCTCCTCCCGATCCGGGGAAAGATTCTCAACGTGCAGAAGGCATCCGTGTCCGACATGCTGTCGAACAGCGAGTGTGCCTCGATCATCCAGGTGATCGGAGCGGGCTCCGGCCGCAGCTTCGACATCTCCGCCGCGCGCTACGGCAAGGTCATCATCATGAGCGACGCCGACGTCGACGGTGCGCACATCCGTACGCTGCTGCTCACCCTGTTCTTCCGGTACATGCGACCCATGATTGCCGAGGGACGGGTATTCGCCGCCGTGCCGCCGCTCCACAGGGTGATCGTCGTCAACCCCGGCTCAAAGCCGAACGACACGATCTACACGTACTCCGAGCAGGAGCTGCACGCCGTGCTCGCGAACCTTAAGAAGACGAACAAGCGCTACCTCGAGCCGATTCAGCGCTACAAGGGCCTCGGCGAGATGGATGCTGACCAGCTGGCCACCACGACGATGGACCGACGCCACCGGACGCTTCGCCGGGTGCAGGTTCCTGACGCCGAGCAGGCCGCGCAGGTGTTCGAGCTGCTGATGGGCAACGATGTTGCGCCACGCAAGGAGTTCATCATCGACAGTTCTGACCGGCTCAACCGCGACCGCATCGACGTTTAG
- a CDS encoding DNA gyrase/topoisomerase IV subunit A, which produces MTPKKTPAAPESFTERIQDVDVSTEMQGSFLEYAYSVIYSRALPDARDGLKPVQRRILYMMTEMGLRPERGHVKSARVTGEVMGKLHPHGDSAIYDALVRLAQSFTMRVPLIDGHGNFGSLDDGPAAARYTEARLDAAALAMTDGLDEDVVNFIPNYDNQLTQPEVLPAAFPNLLVNGASGIAVGMATNMVPHNLVEVVGAARHLLAHPDATLDELMEFVPGPDLPTGGTIVGLAGIKDAYATGRGSFKTRAKVSVESLSARKTGLVFTELPYLVGPERVIEKIKDGVTSKKLSGISDVTDLTDRMHGLRLVVGIKTGFSPEAVLEQLYRYTPLEDGFSINNVALVDGGPQTLGLRELLQVYVDHRIEVVTRRSSYRLARRRERLHLVEGMLIAIVDIDEVIQVIRASNDTDQARTRLIEVFDLSQLQAEYILELRLRRLTRFSRIELEAERDKLKAEIAELELLLSSEALIRKQVSVELADVAERFGTPRRTLLTEARPSIATAAAKRQSAQLEVADVPCRVYLSSTGRALRIDLTERAEGEAPAGSARARRRTKHDAILSTLETTSRSEIGAVTSLGRLIRFSPVDLPVVPVNSLQLGAGVKIGDYLALPNKAERVLALVSLESTDAIALGTRHGVVKRVSPGDWPNKPEFEIIGLKPKDEVVGAVQAPESTDLVFVTSAAQLLHFPASAVRPQGRPAGGMAGMTLPVDSHVIFFGAVDPGADVSVATVSVSSETIPGTDPGRAKVSAFSEYPAKGRATGGVRTHTFLRGEDMLALAWVGPTPAMAVGPDGSARTLPEVGAKRDASGTMIDSVIGFIGSEITV; this is translated from the coding sequence ATGACCCCGAAGAAAACCCCCGCAGCTCCCGAGTCCTTCACCGAGCGCATCCAGGACGTCGACGTCTCCACAGAAATGCAGGGCTCGTTCCTCGAGTACGCATACTCGGTGATCTATTCGCGCGCGCTTCCTGACGCTCGCGACGGGCTCAAGCCGGTCCAGCGTCGCATCCTCTACATGATGACCGAGATGGGTCTTCGACCGGAGCGCGGGCACGTGAAGAGCGCTCGAGTGACCGGCGAAGTCATGGGAAAGCTCCACCCGCACGGAGACAGCGCGATCTACGACGCGCTCGTGCGGCTCGCCCAGTCGTTCACCATGCGTGTGCCCCTCATCGACGGCCACGGTAACTTCGGTTCTCTCGACGACGGTCCCGCCGCGGCACGGTACACAGAGGCACGCCTCGATGCCGCCGCACTGGCGATGACAGACGGCCTCGACGAAGACGTCGTCAACTTCATCCCGAACTACGACAACCAGCTCACGCAGCCCGAGGTCCTCCCCGCCGCGTTCCCGAACCTCCTCGTCAACGGTGCGAGTGGTATCGCGGTCGGTATGGCGACGAACATGGTTCCGCACAACCTGGTCGAGGTCGTCGGAGCCGCCAGGCACCTGCTCGCCCATCCCGATGCGACCCTCGACGAACTGATGGAGTTCGTGCCAGGCCCTGACCTCCCCACCGGCGGCACCATCGTCGGACTCGCCGGAATCAAAGACGCGTATGCGACCGGTCGGGGAAGTTTCAAGACGCGGGCAAAGGTCTCGGTCGAGAGTCTCTCCGCGAGAAAGACCGGGCTCGTCTTTACCGAGCTGCCGTATCTGGTCGGCCCCGAGCGCGTGATCGAGAAGATCAAGGACGGCGTCACCAGCAAGAAGCTCAGTGGGATCTCGGATGTCACTGACCTCACTGACCGCATGCACGGTCTCCGCCTCGTCGTCGGCATCAAGACCGGGTTCAGCCCGGAGGCAGTGCTCGAGCAGCTCTACCGGTACACGCCGCTCGAAGACGGCTTCAGCATCAACAATGTGGCGCTTGTCGACGGCGGGCCGCAGACACTCGGTCTCCGCGAGCTGCTTCAGGTTTATGTGGATCACCGGATCGAGGTCGTGACGCGCCGCTCCTCGTACCGGCTCGCGCGCCGTCGTGAGCGGCTGCACCTCGTCGAGGGAATGCTCATCGCGATCGTCGACATCGACGAGGTCATCCAGGTGATCCGGGCGAGCAACGACACCGACCAGGCCCGCACCCGTCTCATCGAAGTTTTCGACCTCTCGCAACTGCAGGCCGAGTACATCCTCGAACTGCGATTGCGCCGGCTGACCCGGTTCTCCCGGATCGAACTCGAGGCCGAACGCGACAAGCTCAAGGCAGAGATCGCTGAGCTCGAACTGTTGCTCTCCAGCGAAGCGCTCATCCGCAAACAGGTGTCCGTCGAGCTCGCTGACGTCGCCGAGCGCTTCGGTACGCCCCGCCGTACCCTGCTCACCGAGGCACGACCCAGCATCGCGACCGCCGCGGCCAAACGCCAGTCGGCCCAGCTCGAAGTTGCTGACGTGCCCTGCAGGGTCTACCTGTCATCGACGGGCCGCGCGCTCCGCATTGACCTGACCGAACGCGCCGAGGGCGAGGCGCCCGCCGGCAGCGCCCGCGCCCGGAGGCGCACGAAACACGACGCCATCCTGTCGACGCTCGAGACGACATCCCGCTCTGAGATCGGTGCTGTGACGTCACTCGGCCGCCTGATCAGGTTCAGCCCGGTCGACCTGCCCGTTGTGCCCGTCAACTCGCTGCAGCTGGGCGCTGGCGTGAAGATCGGCGATTACCTGGCGTTGCCGAACAAGGCCGAGCGCGTGCTCGCCCTCGTCTCGCTCGAGAGCACTGATGCGATAGCTCTCGGCACCCGGCACGGCGTGGTCAAGCGCGTGAGCCCCGGAGACTGGCCGAACAAGCCGGAGTTCGAGATCATCGGCCTCAAACCCAAGGATGAGGTCGTCGGAGCCGTGCAGGCCCCCGAGTCAACGGATCTCGTCTTTGTCACCTCCGCGGCGCAACTGCTTCACTTCCCGGCATCCGCGGTTCGGCCGCAGGGCCGGCCGGCCGGAGGCATGGCGGGCATGACCCTTCCTGTGGACAGCCACGTGATCTTCTTCGGTGCGGTCGACCCGGGCGCAGACGTTTCTGTGGCCACCGTGTCGGTCAGCAGCGAGACAATTCCCGGCACTGACCCCGGTCGTGCGAAGGTGTCGGCATTCTCCGAGTACCCGGCAAAGGGCCGTGCGACAGGCGGAGTACGCACCCACACGTTCCTGAGGGGTGAGGACATGCTCGCCCTGGCCTGGGTGGGCCCGACCCCGGCGATGGCTGTGGGACCCGATGGGTCAGCCAGGACGCTGCCTGAGGTCGGCGCGAAGCGTGACGCGTCTGGCACGATGATCGACTCGGTGATCGGCTTCATCGGCAGCGAGATCACGGTCTAG
- a CDS encoding proteasome assembly chaperone family protein, which translates to MSVSGDLFELTPAASAVPQGLDLVIALTGFSDAGGAAGQFNEYSREAVSSEPIAVFDNDLLLDYRARRPIIYFNEDRLTEYSPPALQLSLAEDDMHRPFLMLTGYEPDFLWERFVRDVIALIDRFGVARTMWVHAIPMPVPHTRPIGVTVSGTREDLIEAMSVWRPHTQVPANVLHLLEYRLTERGSDVAGFALLIPHYLADTEFPAAALATIDSISAATGLILPTDELREEGRDFVSRIDEQVQGNEELQRLVGTLEQRYDAYMENNSLKSPLMDSDGELPSADEIADELEKFLAARKGHDDGPSGSQGPRA; encoded by the coding sequence ATGAGCGTTTCCGGCGATCTGTTCGAGCTGACCCCAGCGGCATCCGCTGTGCCCCAGGGGCTTGACCTCGTGATCGCACTCACCGGGTTCTCCGATGCCGGTGGTGCGGCTGGCCAGTTCAATGAGTACTCCCGCGAGGCGGTGTCGAGCGAACCGATCGCCGTCTTTGACAACGACCTGTTGCTCGACTACCGCGCACGGCGCCCGATCATCTACTTCAACGAGGACCGCCTCACCGAGTACTCACCTCCGGCGCTCCAGCTCTCGCTGGCCGAGGACGACATGCACCGGCCGTTCCTCATGCTGACCGGGTACGAACCCGACTTCCTGTGGGAGCGCTTCGTCCGGGATGTCATCGCGCTGATCGACCGTTTCGGCGTCGCCCGCACGATGTGGGTCCACGCGATCCCGATGCCGGTGCCGCACACCCGCCCGATCGGCGTCACAGTGAGCGGGACGCGCGAAGACCTGATTGAAGCGATGAGCGTCTGGCGTCCTCACACCCAGGTCCCGGCGAACGTTCTTCACCTGCTCGAGTACCGCCTCACCGAACGCGGCTCCGATGTCGCTGGCTTTGCGCTGCTGATTCCGCACTACCTCGCCGACACCGAGTTTCCCGCGGCGGCACTCGCGACGATCGACAGCATCAGCGCCGCAACGGGGCTCATCCTCCCGACCGACGAGCTCAGGGAAGAGGGCAGGGACTTCGTCTCTCGCATCGACGAGCAGGTCCAGGGCAACGAGGAGCTTCAGCGCCTCGTCGGTACCCTCGAGCAGCGTTACGACGCCTACATGGAGAACAACTCCCTGAAGTCGCCACTGATGGACTCCGACGGCGAACTCCCGAGCGCCGATGAGATCGCGGACGAACTGGAGAAATTCCTGGCCGCACGCAAGGGCCACGACGACGGACCGTCAGGGAGCCAGGGCCCACGAGCCTGA
- a CDS encoding MFS transporter: MNSRRSWFVFWVGVVAYIAAVMQRSTLGVAGVSAVERFDASASALSTLAVVQLIVYAALQVPIGVLIDRLGPRLLIICGLSLMVAGQVVLAFAPSIGVAVLGRVLVGAGDAAIFVSVMRLVTSWFSGRTVPQLSQWMGNLGQAGQILSAIPFAWVLHEAGWTSAFLAAASFVALALVLSLAVIRDRPAASTEQPRVATLGEALRELRASFARPGTQLGFWAHYSTQSSGTVFSLLWGYPFMVYAMGLDEPLAASMLLVVVASGVIIGPVLGLLSARFPYRRSNLVLGIVLVIGAAWALFLSWPGVPPLWLLILLLVVLGAGGPGSLIGFDFARTFNPVRVLGAANGVVNVGGFLASFVMMFLIGVILDFQAAPGAGTAELYSISSFKIAFLVQYLVIGFGVVMLIGARKRTRRRIVMDEGIEVGPLWVAAIERFRRRR; the protein is encoded by the coding sequence GTGAATTCCCGCAGATCCTGGTTCGTCTTCTGGGTCGGTGTTGTCGCCTACATCGCGGCGGTGATGCAGCGGTCAACGCTGGGTGTTGCGGGCGTATCCGCCGTCGAGAGGTTTGATGCCTCGGCGTCAGCGCTGAGTACGCTCGCGGTGGTTCAACTCATCGTGTACGCAGCACTTCAGGTTCCCATCGGTGTTCTCATCGATCGGCTCGGCCCGCGCCTTCTCATCATCTGCGGACTGTCGCTCATGGTTGCGGGGCAGGTCGTCCTTGCCTTCGCCCCCTCGATCGGTGTCGCCGTCCTCGGGCGGGTTCTGGTTGGCGCCGGTGACGCGGCTATTTTTGTCTCGGTGATGCGACTCGTGACGTCGTGGTTCTCCGGGCGCACGGTTCCCCAACTGTCACAGTGGATGGGCAACCTCGGCCAGGCCGGCCAGATCCTCTCGGCGATCCCATTCGCGTGGGTTCTTCACGAGGCAGGGTGGACGTCAGCGTTCCTTGCCGCAGCATCCTTCGTCGCGCTTGCCCTCGTCCTGTCGCTCGCGGTGATTCGCGACCGCCCCGCCGCTTCGACCGAGCAGCCCCGGGTGGCGACCCTCGGCGAGGCACTCAGGGAACTGCGGGCAAGCTTCGCGCGCCCCGGCACCCAGCTGGGCTTCTGGGCCCACTATTCGACACAGTCGTCCGGCACAGTGTTCTCACTGCTGTGGGGCTACCCGTTCATGGTCTACGCCATGGGACTCGACGAGCCTCTTGCCGCGTCCATGCTTCTCGTCGTCGTGGCATCCGGCGTCATCATCGGTCCTGTCCTCGGCCTGCTCTCGGCGAGGTTCCCGTACAGGCGAAGCAATCTCGTTCTCGGGATCGTGCTCGTGATCGGCGCGGCGTGGGCGCTCTTCCTGAGCTGGCCCGGTGTGCCCCCACTCTGGCTGCTCATCCTCCTCCTCGTCGTCCTCGGCGCGGGCGGTCCAGGGTCCCTGATCGGATTCGACTTCGCCAGGACCTTCAATCCCGTGCGCGTGCTCGGCGCAGCCAACGGCGTCGTCAATGTCGGGGGATTCCTCGCGAGCTTTGTCATGATGTTCCTGATCGGTGTGATCCTCGATTTTCAGGCCGCCCCCGGAGCCGGTACCGCCGAGCTCTACAGCATCTCCTCCTTCAAGATCGCGTTCCTTGTGCAGTACCTCGTGATCGGATTTGGAGTGGTCATGCTGATCGGTGCTCGCAAGCGGACGCGTCGCAGAATTGTCATGGACGAGGGAATTGAAGTGGGGCCTTTGTGGGTTGCAGCTATAGAGAGATTCCGACGCCGCCGCTGA
- a CDS encoding RNA polymerase sigma factor, giving the protein MATKAAQTSAEEEQTTATAAAVKAPAAKKITAAAAAKAAKAAAADDAPVKAPAKRGAKKKTADVVDEAAAAPDIADDDHDDDDSKPSTIATEALPQGALVLSATDDEDELPVYSSAITGATADPVKDYLKQIGKVALLNAAEEVELAMRIEAGLFAEDKLSQMDDAAKRTQLGRELTWVAKDGARAKSHLLGANLRLVVSLAKRYTGRGMQFLDLIQEGNLGLIRAVEKFDYTKGFKFSTYATWWIRQAITRAMADQARTIRIPVHMVEVINKLARVQRQMLQDLGREPTPEELSRELDMTPEKVIEVQKYGREPISLHTPLGEDGDSEFGDLIEDTEAVVPADAVGFTMLQKQLESLLDSLSEREAGVIRMRFGLGDGMPKTLDQIGDTFGVTRERIRQIESKTMAKLRHPSRSQSLRDYLE; this is encoded by the coding sequence ATGGCCACCAAGGCCGCACAAACTTCGGCAGAAGAAGAACAGACGACAGCGACAGCCGCAGCCGTGAAGGCTCCGGCAGCGAAGAAGATAACAGCAGCAGCAGCGGCAAAGGCAGCGAAGGCAGCAGCCGCCGACGACGCGCCGGTCAAGGCGCCCGCGAAGCGTGGGGCAAAGAAGAAGACGGCCGATGTCGTCGACGAGGCCGCCGCCGCTCCTGACATCGCCGACGACGATCACGACGACGACGACAGCAAGCCGAGCACGATCGCGACAGAAGCGCTTCCACAGGGTGCGCTGGTTCTCTCTGCGACCGACGACGAGGATGAGCTCCCCGTCTACTCCTCGGCCATCACCGGTGCAACAGCCGACCCGGTCAAGGACTACCTCAAGCAGATCGGAAAGGTCGCGCTCCTCAACGCGGCCGAAGAAGTCGAGCTTGCCATGCGCATCGAGGCGGGCCTGTTCGCCGAGGACAAGCTGTCACAGATGGATGACGCCGCAAAGCGCACCCAGCTGGGCCGCGAACTGACGTGGGTAGCCAAAGACGGCGCGCGGGCGAAGAGCCACCTCCTCGGAGCGAACCTCCGCCTCGTGGTTTCTCTCGCCAAGCGTTACACGGGCCGCGGAATGCAGTTCCTCGACCTGATCCAGGAGGGAAACCTCGGACTCATCCGTGCGGTTGAGAAGTTCGACTACACCAAGGGCTTCAAGTTCTCGACCTACGCCACCTGGTGGATTCGTCAGGCGATCACCCGCGCAATGGCCGACCAGGCCCGCACCATCCGCATTCCCGTGCACATGGTCGAGGTCATCAACAAGCTCGCCCGCGTCCAGCGGCAGATGCTGCAGGACCTCGGCCGCGAGCCGACGCCTGAAGAGCTCAGCCGCGAACTCGACATGACGCCGGAGAAGGTCATCGAGGTGCAGAAGTACGGTCGCGAACCGATCTCACTTCACACGCCCCTCGGTGAAGACGGAGACAGCGAGTTCGGTGACCTCATCGAGGACACCGAGGCTGTCGTTCCCGCCGACGCCGTCGGCTTCACCATGCTGCAGAAGCAGCTCGAAAGCCTGCTTGACTCACTGAGCGAGCGCGAAGCCGGAGTCATCCGGATGCGCTTCGGCCTCGGTGACGGTATGCCCAAGACCCTCGACCAGATCGGCGACACCTTCGGTGTCACGCGTGAGCGGATCCGCCAGATCGAGTCGAAGACGATGGCCAAGCTGCGCCACCCGTCCCGGTCGCAGTCGCTTCGTGACTACCTTGAGTAA
- a CDS encoding type 1 glutamine amidotransferase, producing MTISVLELYPAHLSLNGDVGNRTALVRRMRLAGLDVAEHAYNPGDELPETPDIVTIGTGTSSAQRSLGFDIARIAPRLAEWSADGVVIFAAGAGFHLLSGSVRFSSDEVLPGAGVFAGSVDSSRPRTITEAFAVESDFGLLVGTENHTSVFVGRPDQKPLGRVRNGVGNGDGTDGAVVFNSYGTHLHGPALVLNPALADHLIALAASRAGEDYVKNDEHVALDKTVELARSILINKLPGGVQKPRN from the coding sequence ATGACGATCTCGGTTCTGGAACTCTACCCGGCCCACCTCTCGCTGAACGGTGACGTCGGCAACCGCACTGCGCTGGTGCGGCGGATGCGCCTCGCCGGCCTCGACGTCGCTGAACACGCGTACAACCCGGGTGACGAGCTGCCGGAGACCCCCGACATCGTCACCATCGGGACGGGGACATCGAGCGCCCAGCGTTCACTGGGCTTCGACATCGCTCGAATTGCGCCGCGGCTCGCCGAGTGGTCTGCCGACGGCGTCGTGATCTTCGCCGCCGGGGCCGGTTTCCACCTCCTCAGCGGTTCGGTCCGGTTCAGTTCCGACGAAGTTCTTCCTGGGGCCGGCGTGTTCGCCGGTTCGGTCGACTCGTCGCGGCCGCGCACGATCACCGAAGCGTTCGCTGTTGAGAGCGACTTCGGTCTGCTGGTCGGAACGGAGAACCACACGTCGGTCTTCGTCGGTCGTCCTGACCAGAAACCACTCGGGCGTGTGCGAAACGGCGTCGGGAACGGCGACGGTACCGATGGCGCCGTCGTCTTCAACAGCTACGGCACGCACCTCCACGGCCCGGCACTGGTCCTGAACCCCGCGCTGGCTGATCACCTGATCGCGCTGGCAGCGTCACGGGCCGGCGAGGATTACGTGAAGAACGACGAGCACGTCGCTCTCGACAAGACGGTCGAGCTGGCGAGATCCATCCTCATCAATAAGCTGCCCGGGGGTGTGCAGAAGCCCAGGAACTGA
- a CDS encoding DUF7455 domain-containing protein: protein MSEGENGTVGRETGAVDTLEPKLTAADRCDSCGAQAYIRVVVKSGELLFCAHHGKKYQEKLSAIAHSWHDESSRLLEDQRA, encoded by the coding sequence ATGTCAGAGGGAGAAAACGGTACGGTCGGAAGAGAGACCGGCGCCGTTGACACGCTTGAGCCAAAGCTGACGGCGGCTGACCGCTGCGACAGCTGCGGTGCCCAGGCCTACATCCGTGTTGTCGTCAAGAGCGGCGAACTGCTGTTCTGCGCACACCACGGCAAGAAGTACCAGGAAAAGCTCAGTGCGATCGCACACAGCTGGCACGACGAGTCTTCGAGGCTTCTCGAAGACCAGCGCGCCTGA
- a CDS encoding Mur ligase family protein — protein sequence MSKPTGLHYVLPIAAGRVTRFVTRLRGGGSAMPGVVVQKLAPHIMRDVASQLPYGVVFVLGSNGKSTTTNLLSAIMREHGLRVFTNPSGANMPQGIASAILAETSLTGRMDADIAILEIDEGYGAAIARQLKPETAVILNLLVDQIYRFGEPDKVAQMFRGIAAEIGSSIVLNRDDNFLGKLGSELEAEGRLAVDYFGATPEVQAAAPHGQVSARDFTDAAATLTRPAVAEVVRADGYDAQISFAGTVHDIRMPSRGLHYAVDIAAAFTLAARTLGDKFDIHRAITAVQTTKTVYGRGEILQVNGVEIEILMLKNLASLQLNLDYLQETPDSVLFAYDESSKDPSWLYAADLSRLDHVDVISGPKGAFVALRLAYEGKDYGVIEPDITKAVQRMLDGPRPKSGRHTFFLDYDQMMATRRYLGYKDLEAGAA from the coding sequence TTGAGTAAACCGACAGGTCTGCACTACGTCCTTCCCATTGCCGCCGGTCGCGTGACGCGCTTTGTCACGCGACTGCGCGGAGGCGGAAGCGCGATGCCCGGCGTCGTGGTGCAGAAGCTTGCGCCGCACATCATGCGGGACGTCGCCTCACAACTGCCATACGGGGTCGTGTTCGTCCTCGGTTCGAACGGCAAGTCGACAACGACAAACCTGCTTTCCGCGATCATGCGCGAGCACGGTCTCCGCGTCTTCACGAACCCCTCCGGCGCCAACATGCCGCAGGGCATTGCATCGGCGATCCTCGCTGAGACGAGCCTCACCGGCCGCATGGATGCCGATATCGCGATCCTCGAGATCGACGAGGGTTACGGGGCGGCCATCGCGAGGCAGCTGAAGCCTGAAACGGCAGTCATTCTCAACCTGCTGGTTGACCAGATCTATCGCTTCGGTGAGCCGGATAAGGTCGCTCAGATGTTCCGCGGTATTGCCGCGGAAATCGGATCGTCGATCGTGCTCAACCGCGACGACAACTTCCTGGGCAAGCTCGGCAGCGAACTTGAGGCCGAGGGCCGGCTCGCCGTCGATTACTTCGGCGCAACGCCGGAGGTACAGGCCGCTGCCCCGCACGGCCAGGTCTCCGCTCGTGACTTCACCGACGCCGCAGCGACGCTCACGCGTCCCGCTGTTGCCGAGGTCGTTCGTGCCGACGGTTACGACGCTCAGATCTCGTTCGCGGGGACTGTGCACGACATCCGGATGCCGTCACGCGGCCTGCACTACGCGGTGGACATCGCTGCGGCGTTCACCCTTGCCGCACGGACCCTCGGCGACAAGTTCGATATCCACCGGGCGATCACCGCTGTGCAAACAACGAAGACCGTCTACGGTCGCGGTGAGATCCTGCAGGTCAACGGCGTTGAGATCGAAATCCTCATGCTCAAGAACCTCGCGAGCCTCCAGCTGAACCTGGACTACCTCCAGGAGACGCCTGACTCCGTGCTGTTCGCATACGACGAGTCGAGCAAGGACCCGTCCTGGCTCTATGCCGCAGACCTGAGCCGGCTCGACCATGTCGACGTCATCTCGGGACCCAAGGGTGCCTTCGTGGCGCTTCGGCTGGCGTACGAGGGCAAGGACTACGGCGTCATCGAACCCGACATCACGAAGGCGGTGCAACGGATGCTCGACGGCCCACGGCCGAAGAGCGGTCGCCACACGTTCTTCCTCGACTATGACCAGATGATGGCGACCCGTCGCTACCTCGGCTACAAAGACCTGGAAGCGGGTGCAGCATGA